From a single Nostoc edaphicum CCNP1411 genomic region:
- a CDS encoding ATP-dependent helicase: MSDSKFTAPVAQELLHSQLLERSLVPSLQEKILEIRNSLRPGQQQMADWQSGPLAISAVPGAGKSTGMAAAAAIAIARQYERSSSRRQLVVVTFTRSAAANIKAKIRKFLRDDLSLPQMGFFVYTLHGLALNIASRHSDLSGLQLENVTLITPTQSHRFIRTAVEQWIGNNQDRYLRLLEGHQFDGEETERLRRQSVLRTEVLPELANTVIHEAKSSGISPELLREWSQQTTDEYAILSVAAGLYEQYQNLMRSRDFIDYDDMILAALRVLENDSARRIEQNQVFAVFEDEAQDSSPLQTQLLEILASDGGDEAGGRGQGAGGRERIITPQSSVISHQSILNLVRVGDPNQAINSTFTPADPIYFRQFCEECDRIERLATMDQAGRSTRIIIEAANFALKWINNQWLAKTNNGQQIPDNRQVPFRLQTIRPVNAGDPQTNANPAPVGRGLELYTPRDIHHTVELLSQRVIELFGEDPTKNSAAILVRENRQGRWLGEALAPVCKEHNITLYDVGERDRRSHVPQEILALLQFCDRPHSPDYLKAALEALVQRQLIPTQDLNALASLPEEFLYPSPLAAPQSETVQKAARLCRNLLRARLELPLYQLISFLALTLNYDQAELATADKLAERVNQQIAGNSSMSGMLSALSEIVSSERFEPVETEDSEERYTRRGQLTIITMHKAKGLDWDYVFLPFLHENLIPGRFWVPPQSQFLGDFTLSEVARAQIRATLHEESTIPDVSQAWEVAKNLKTSEEYRLLYVAMTRAKLLLWMSAAQKAPFTWSKPDNLQEQAPCPVFPALKRQFPECVMNLAAMIK, encoded by the coding sequence ATGTCTGACTCTAAATTTACTGCTCCTGTGGCTCAAGAATTACTCCACTCACAATTGTTGGAGCGATCGCTTGTTCCTTCTTTACAAGAGAAGATTCTCGAAATCCGCAACAGTTTACGCCCAGGACAGCAGCAAATGGCTGACTGGCAATCTGGCCCTTTGGCGATTTCCGCCGTTCCTGGTGCAGGAAAATCTACGGGTATGGCGGCGGCGGCAGCGATCGCGATCGCACGACAGTATGAACGTTCATCCTCACGCCGTCAATTGGTAGTCGTTACTTTTACTCGCTCTGCTGCTGCCAATATTAAAGCCAAGATTCGTAAATTCTTACGAGATGATTTATCTTTACCCCAGATGGGCTTTTTTGTCTATACCTTACATGGTCTAGCGTTAAACATTGCCAGCCGCCATTCTGATTTGTCGGGTTTGCAGTTAGAAAATGTCACATTAATTACACCAACCCAAAGTCATCGCTTTATCAGAACTGCTGTAGAACAATGGATTGGAAATAATCAAGATAGATATTTGCGGTTATTAGAAGGTCATCAATTTGACGGAGAAGAGACAGAAAGGTTACGTCGTCAATCGGTGCTGCGAACAGAAGTCTTGCCAGAATTAGCGAATACGGTAATTCATGAAGCCAAAAGTTCTGGAATATCGCCAGAATTGTTGCGGGAGTGGAGTCAACAAACCACAGACGAATATGCAATTTTGAGTGTAGCGGCGGGATTGTATGAGCAATATCAAAACTTAATGCGATCGCGTGACTTCATTGATTACGACGATATGATTTTAGCCGCACTGCGCGTTTTAGAAAATGACAGCGCCCGTCGCATCGAGCAAAACCAAGTATTCGCCGTCTTTGAAGACGAAGCCCAAGATTCTAGCCCGCTTCAAACGCAGTTATTAGAAATTTTGGCAAGTGATGGGGGAGATGAGGCAGGGGGCAGGGGGCAGGGGGCAGGGGGCAGGGAGAGAATAATAACTCCTCAATCATCAGTCATCAGTCATCAGTCAATACTCAACTTAGTACGCGTCGGTGATCCCAACCAGGCGATTAACTCTACCTTTACTCCAGCCGATCCGATTTATTTTCGCCAATTTTGCGAAGAGTGCGATCGCATTGAGCGATTGGCAACGATGGATCAAGCTGGTCGCAGTACTAGAATTATCATTGAAGCGGCTAACTTTGCCCTCAAGTGGATCAATAATCAGTGGTTAGCAAAAACCAATAACGGACAACAGATTCCTGACAACCGACAAGTCCCATTTCGCTTACAGACAATTCGCCCTGTTAATGCTGGTGATCCGCAAACTAACGCCAACCCCGCACCAGTAGGACGAGGACTAGAACTTTATACACCGCGTGATATTCATCACACCGTTGAATTGTTATCTCAAAGGGTGATTGAGTTATTTGGCGAAGACCCAACAAAAAATAGTGCAGCGATTTTAGTCAGAGAAAATCGCCAAGGACGCTGGCTAGGAGAGGCTTTAGCACCTGTGTGCAAAGAGCATAATATTACACTTTACGATGTGGGAGAACGTGATCGCCGTTCCCATGTCCCCCAAGAAATTTTGGCATTATTGCAATTTTGCGATCGCCCCCACTCCCCCGATTATCTCAAAGCCGCCCTAGAAGCTTTAGTACAGCGTCAGTTAATTCCTACCCAAGACCTCAACGCCCTTGCTAGTCTGCCAGAAGAATTTTTGTATCCTAGTCCACTAGCAGCACCCCAATCAGAAACAGTACAAAAAGCTGCCCGTTTGTGTCGTAATTTACTTCGCGCTCGCTTAGAACTGCCTCTTTATCAGCTAATTTCCTTTCTCGCCTTGACCTTAAATTACGACCAAGCAGAATTGGCAACTGCTGACAAACTCGCAGAACGGGTTAACCAGCAGATAGCTGGCAATAGTTCAATGAGTGGGATGCTTTCAGCCTTAAGTGAAATCGTCAGTTCTGAACGGTTTGAACCAGTGGAAACCGAGGATTCGGAAGAACGTTACACTCGTCGCGGTCAACTGACGATTATTACCATGCACAAAGCCAAAGGGCTGGATTGGGACTATGTGTTTCTTCCCTTTCTCCATGAAAACTTGATTCCTGGCAGATTTTGGGTTCCTCCCCAAAGCCAATTCTTAGGCGACTTTACCTTATCAGAAGTAGCCCGCGCTCAAATTCGCGCTACTCTCCACGAAGAATCTACCATACCGGACGTTAGTCAAGCATGGGAGGTGGCAAAGAATTTGAAAACATCTGAAGAATATCGTTTACTTTATGTTGCCATGACACGAGCGAAACTTCTGTTGTGGATGTCTGCGGCGCAGAAAGCGCCCTTTACTTGGAGTAAACCAGATAATTTACAAGAACAAGCGCCTTGTCCCGTGTTTCCGGCATTAAAACGCCAGTTTCCTGAATGTGTGATGAATTTAGCGGCAATGATCAAATAG
- a CDS encoding DUF445 domain-containing protein, translating to MDWFHLWFYVAPPVLGGIIGYFTNDIAIKMLFRPYRAIYIAGRRVPFTPGLIPRNQERLAKNISNTIMGSLLTPQELQNLARRLLQTERVQAAIIWLLRLAIEQIKTDKNQKSTKIVAGILRDLLGESLPRLLKVLARREDFLEAQINQIFDQILLEFQLSEEQATRLVDWLLEVVLPPDLLRQAIVDFLTDRTIQIIDEGFREKTSGTYWVVANLFGLRNTLTRLRTFCLDEKEATNTRLQELTQDLQVRDRIRKFLQNLSLQNLPIGTVRQLRKTTRESVRHYLQNSGSDFLQGLTDSVDWENIAVVLLNRLSNSPVVSTSLEVMSQELALILEKYLEKDLEAIVAQVIPILSIDEVIVDRVKSTSPADLENAIEGIVKNELQAIVTLGGVLGFVIGLLQTVFLILSQS from the coding sequence GTGGACTGGTTTCATCTTTGGTTTTATGTCGCTCCCCCGGTACTGGGTGGAATTATTGGCTATTTCACAAATGATATAGCCATTAAAATGTTGTTCCGTCCTTACCGAGCAATTTATATTGCTGGACGAAGAGTACCCTTCACCCCTGGATTGATTCCCCGCAACCAGGAACGTCTAGCTAAGAACATTTCCAATACAATCATGGGGTCACTGCTGACACCACAAGAGTTGCAAAATCTGGCCCGGCGTTTGTTGCAGACAGAACGCGTGCAAGCAGCAATTATCTGGTTGTTGCGGCTGGCGATTGAACAAATCAAAACAGATAAAAACCAGAAAAGTACCAAAATTGTAGCCGGAATTTTGCGGGATTTACTAGGGGAATCCTTACCACGCTTACTCAAGGTTTTGGCGCGACGTGAAGACTTTTTAGAAGCGCAAATAAATCAGATTTTTGACCAGATATTGCTGGAATTTCAACTGAGTGAAGAACAAGCCACGCGGCTTGTTGATTGGTTGTTGGAGGTAGTTTTACCACCGGATCTGCTGCGCCAAGCGATAGTTGATTTTTTGACCGATCGCACGATTCAAATTATTGATGAAGGATTCCGCGAAAAAACCAGTGGGACTTATTGGGTAGTAGCAAATTTGTTTGGCTTACGCAACACTCTTACACGGCTACGGACTTTTTGCTTGGATGAAAAGGAGGCTACCAATACTCGCTTGCAGGAATTGACTCAAGATTTGCAGGTGCGCGATCGCATTCGGAAATTCTTGCAAAATTTATCATTACAAAACTTGCCAATTGGTACGGTGCGCCAACTACGAAAAACCACCCGCGAAAGTGTCCGCCATTACCTGCAAAACAGTGGTAGCGATTTTCTACAAGGATTAACTGATTCTGTTGATTGGGAAAATATTGCTGTAGTACTGCTGAATCGTCTTAGTAATTCACCCGTTGTCAGTACTTCTTTAGAAGTGATGAGTCAAGAATTGGCTCTAATTTTAGAGAAATATTTGGAAAAAGATTTAGAAGCAATTGTGGCACAGGTAATTCCAATTTTGTCAATAGATGAAGTGATAGTTGACCGTGTGAAATCAACTTCACCAGCTGATTTAGAAAATGCGATTGAGGGAATTGTCAAAAATGAATTGCAGGCAATTGTGACTTTAGGTGGTGTTCTGGGTTTTGTTATAGGTTTATTGCAAACAGTGTTTTTAATATTAAGTCAATCTTAA
- a CDS encoding hydrogenase maturation protease, whose product MLTIIGCGNLNRSDDAVGVIIAQRLQKYLAENPHLHVRVYDCGTAGMEVMFQARGSKQLVIIDASSTGSEPGAVFKVPGKELEALPEPSYNLHDFRWDNALAAGRKIFKNDFPEDVTVYLIEAANLGFGLELSPAIKHSADLVFEEVAALISQNNK is encoded by the coding sequence ATGCTAACTATTATTGGTTGCGGAAATCTCAATCGCAGTGACGACGCAGTAGGCGTAATTATCGCCCAACGCTTACAGAAATATCTAGCTGAAAACCCTCACCTTCATGTGCGAGTTTATGACTGTGGTACCGCAGGGATGGAAGTAATGTTTCAAGCTAGAGGTAGTAAACAATTAGTAATTATTGATGCAAGTTCAACTGGTTCTGAACCCGGTGCTGTGTTTAAAGTTCCAGGAAAAGAACTGGAAGCTTTGCCAGAACCTAGCTATAACTTGCACGATTTTCGTTGGGATAATGCTTTAGCCGCCGGACGTAAAATCTTTAAAAATGACTTTCCCGAAGATGTGACAGTTTATTTAATTGAGGCGGCAAATCTTGGTTTTGGACTAGAGTTAAGTCCTGCTATTAAACATTCTGCTGATTTGGTTTTTGAAGAGGTAGCTGCACTTATCAGCCAGAATAATAAGTAA
- the aqpZ gene encoding aquaporin Z, protein MSLTKRCLAEFIGTFWLVLGGCGSAVIAAAYTADAAKISESTSFPLGIGLVGVSLAFGLTVLTGAYALGHISGGHFNPAVSFGLWAGKRFPGSDLLPYIASQVIGAVVGAGIIYLIASGKTGFALTGSNPLATNGYGTHSPGGYTLFACFISEVVMTFMFLLIILGVTDSRAPKGFAPLAIGFGLTLIHLISIPVTNTSVNPARSTGVAIFAGAGLFSQVWLFWIAPILGAILAGWLYVAVFSESTVDERQTIKELV, encoded by the coding sequence ATGTCTCTAACTAAACGTTGTTTGGCCGAATTTATTGGCACATTCTGGCTTGTTTTAGGTGGTTGTGGTAGTGCTGTTATAGCCGCAGCCTACACAGCTGATGCTGCAAAAATCAGCGAAAGTACTTCCTTTCCATTGGGTATTGGATTGGTTGGTGTATCTTTGGCATTCGGGCTTACCGTCCTCACAGGGGCTTATGCTCTTGGTCATATTTCTGGTGGGCATTTCAATCCAGCTGTTTCCTTTGGATTGTGGGCAGGTAAGCGCTTTCCGGGATCTGACTTATTACCTTACATTGCCTCTCAAGTAATCGGTGCAGTTGTTGGTGCGGGCATTATTTATCTGATTGCTAGTGGCAAAACTGGATTTGCCCTGACTGGCTCCAACCCATTGGCTACCAACGGCTATGGTACTCATTCTCCAGGTGGTTACACGCTGTTTGCTTGCTTTATTAGTGAAGTTGTGATGACTTTCATGTTTCTGCTGATTATTCTGGGTGTGACTGATAGCCGCGCTCCTAAAGGATTTGCACCATTGGCAATTGGTTTTGGACTCACCTTGATTCACCTAATTAGCATTCCTGTAACCAACACCTCGGTTAATCCCGCCCGTAGTACGGGAGTTGCTATATTTGCAGGCGCAGGACTCTTTTCCCAAGTCTGGCTGTTCTGGATAGCTCCGATTTTAGGAGCTATTTTAGCAGGATGGTTGTATGTAGCCGTCTTTAGTGAATCAACTGTGGATGAACGGCAAACTATCAAAGAGCTAGTCTAA
- a CDS encoding RuBisCO accumulation factor 1, whose amino-acid sequence MTDLPPNAQNPEDNVTNDVAQELLRRLRQKQGNWVEWGGAIASLLKIGYNPQEIFEATGFEPIQQNQVVVGSQVYNSLEKFGVSEATRSHYTTRGSDVLYELRLLTQEERAAAAELIFVHNVDADEAREIAKALKEFSYYRTLPEGFSAHPGDAVAHQVWKLARQNADLQQRSRLIAKGLRFAHTPAARQKIEQLLTDFTTVPQRPAPILPFYRLEFEEQLPRILPVVGELPLSRQDLQAVPILTEIEPFRLVKFSGEQAWIPLPGWQVLLAAEDPVVILANSDRFPIQTQSQIGPVVVVIDRAQREWDASSYFVVENGDELDFQWFETEPEIPLLGQIIIIVRPKKILDEELTKDSWQIDE is encoded by the coding sequence ATGACTGATCTACCACCCAACGCTCAGAATCCCGAAGACAATGTTACTAACGATGTAGCACAAGAATTACTGCGAAGGCTGAGGCAAAAACAAGGCAACTGGGTGGAATGGGGAGGCGCGATCGCCTCGTTGCTAAAAATCGGTTATAACCCCCAAGAAATTTTTGAGGCAACTGGATTTGAGCCGATTCAACAAAATCAGGTGGTTGTTGGTTCTCAAGTTTACAATTCTTTAGAAAAGTTTGGAGTATCGGAAGCAACGCGATCGCACTACACCACACGTGGAAGTGATGTTTTATACGAACTGCGTTTGCTCACGCAAGAAGAACGCGCCGCCGCCGCCGAACTCATCTTCGTCCACAATGTTGATGCCGATGAGGCACGGGAAATAGCAAAAGCCCTGAAAGAGTTCTCTTATTACCGCACTTTACCAGAAGGGTTTTCTGCCCATCCTGGGGATGCCGTTGCTCACCAAGTTTGGAAGCTGGCACGCCAAAATGCAGATTTACAACAGCGATCGCGCCTGATCGCCAAAGGTTTGCGTTTTGCTCACACACCAGCAGCAAGGCAAAAAATTGAACAACTACTGACTGATTTTACTACCGTTCCCCAGCGTCCAGCGCCAATTTTACCCTTTTACCGACTGGAGTTTGAAGAACAATTACCCCGAATCTTGCCCGTAGTCGGTGAGTTGCCATTGTCACGGCAAGACTTACAAGCTGTGCCTATACTCACAGAAATTGAACCATTTCGCCTAGTCAAGTTTTCTGGAGAACAAGCTTGGATACCTTTACCAGGTTGGCAAGTGCTGTTAGCGGCAGAAGATCCAGTAGTGATTTTAGCGAATAGCGATCGCTTCCCCATCCAAACCCAAAGCCAAATAGGGCCAGTTGTAGTAGTGATAGATCGTGCCCAACGAGAATGGGATGCCTCCAGCTACTTTGTTGTTGAAAATGGTGATGAATTAGATTTTCAGTGGTTTGAAACTGAACCAGAAATTCCCTTATTAGGACAAATTATCATTATTGTTCGTCCTAAGAAAATTCTAGATGAAGAATTAACTAAGGATTCTTGGCAGATTGATGAATAA
- a CDS encoding nitroreductase family protein gives MPSSQISGKAYHDATKHSYLSVQLDPNYVDASTQPSSFKIYPKFYRRVKLNLNNPVHSFISLTSAITLEKVYKDGPYKLRVNPSAGALYPTEVYVQVRGIEGMVDGIYHLEVENNCLTLIYELIDDGLESYIIPGKSINGFIFLISCVYYRSSWKYQNRSIRYCLLDSGHHLGAIAASAFLHNRNIQLVFDFDKLSLNSYLGFENKEFITACVVSGEVQDKKIRHLRLKIPFVSGTDYFESNQFIEDAYQATTLQKSRQQKLEYPQFDFDQDKFYQTVWNRRSIRRFRKEAISQEDYLYVVQQLQQSIPTENYEEIEIYSVVHRVNGMTPGLYKGTNLIKTGNFSEKTGYLCINQAIARDGAVTLFFVSDYLNYQTAMQIAGFLGQRLYLTSNYLGIQCSGIGAYYDDETQELLETNKDVLYGMAIGI, from the coding sequence ATGCCATCAAGTCAGATATCGGGAAAAGCCTATCATGACGCTACCAAGCATTCTTACTTATCGGTACAACTTGATCCAAATTATGTAGATGCTTCAACACAGCCATCTTCATTTAAAATTTATCCCAAGTTTTATCGGAGAGTGAAATTAAATCTCAATAATCCTGTTCATTCTTTTATCTCATTAACCAGTGCGATAACCCTAGAAAAAGTATATAAAGATGGCCCTTATAAATTGCGGGTGAATCCATCAGCAGGCGCTCTGTATCCTACAGAAGTTTACGTACAGGTTCGCGGGATTGAGGGAATGGTAGATGGTATATACCATTTAGAAGTTGAGAATAATTGTCTAACACTTATCTATGAATTAATCGATGATGGGTTAGAGAGTTATATTATACCGGGTAAAAGTATCAACGGATTCATCTTTTTAATTAGTTGTGTTTATTATAGGTCTAGCTGGAAATATCAAAATAGAAGCATAAGATATTGCTTATTAGATAGCGGACACCATTTAGGTGCGATCGCAGCTTCAGCTTTTCTCCACAACCGAAATATACAACTAGTTTTCGACTTTGATAAACTTTCGCTCAATTCATATTTGGGATTTGAGAACAAAGAGTTTATCACTGCTTGTGTGGTGTCAGGAGAAGTACAAGACAAGAAAATCAGACACTTAAGGCTGAAAATTCCTTTTGTTTCTGGTACTGATTATTTTGAATCCAATCAATTTATTGAAGATGCCTATCAAGCAACTACTCTACAAAAGAGTCGCCAGCAAAAATTAGAGTATCCTCAATTTGATTTTGATCAGGATAAATTTTATCAAACTGTTTGGAATAGACGTTCTATTAGACGTTTCCGGAAAGAGGCTATTTCTCAAGAAGATTATTTATATGTAGTGCAACAACTTCAACAGTCAATACCGACAGAAAATTATGAGGAAATAGAAATTTACTCAGTGGTGCATCGAGTAAATGGAATGACACCTGGGTTATATAAAGGAACAAATCTGATTAAGACAGGTAATTTTAGTGAAAAAACAGGTTACCTATGTATTAATCAGGCTATTGCTAGAGATGGCGCTGTAACTTTATTTTTTGTGTCAGATTATTTAAATTATCAAACTGCTATGCAAATAGCTGGTTTTCTCGGACAGAGACTTTATTTAACTAGTAATTATTTGGGAATTCAGTGTAGTGGAATTGGTGCTTATTATGATGATGAAACCCAAGAATTATTAGAGACAAATAAAGATGTACTTTATGGGATGGCAATTGGAATATAA
- the ubiE gene encoding bifunctional demethylmenaquinone methyltransferase/2-methoxy-6-polyprenyl-1,4-benzoquinol methylase UbiE, producing the protein MTNEIQSIFNRIAPVYDQLNDWLSLGQHRIWKEMAVKWSAVKPGDTALDLCCGSGDLALRLARRVGATGQVYGVDFSPNLLETASLRSQKQYPQPAIAWVEADVLNLPFEDNQFDAATMGYGLRNVKDIPRSLQELHRVLKPGAKAAILDFHRPSNPQLRAFQQLYLDSFVVPVANYLGLKEEYAYISPSLDRFPIGKEQIELAHQVGFAIATHYPIVNGMMGMLVVSKF; encoded by the coding sequence ATGACTAACGAAATTCAGTCCATTTTTAACCGTATTGCTCCAGTTTATGACCAGTTGAACGATTGGTTGAGTCTGGGACAGCATCGAATCTGGAAGGAAATGGCAGTAAAATGGAGTGCAGTTAAACCGGGTGATACTGCATTAGATTTATGTTGCGGTAGTGGTGATTTAGCCTTACGTTTAGCGAGGCGCGTGGGAGCGACAGGACAAGTGTATGGAGTAGATTTTTCCCCAAACCTGCTAGAAACTGCTTCATTACGTTCCCAAAAGCAATATCCCCAACCTGCGATCGCCTGGGTAGAAGCCGATGTGCTAAATTTACCCTTTGAAGATAACCAATTTGATGCCGCAACAATGGGCTATGGCTTAAGAAATGTTAAAGATATTCCTCGCAGTCTCCAAGAGTTACACCGCGTTTTGAAGCCGGGTGCTAAAGCCGCAATTTTAGACTTTCATCGACCGAGCAATCCTCAGCTACGTGCTTTTCAGCAGTTGTATCTGGACAGTTTCGTGGTACCAGTTGCCAATTATTTAGGCTTAAAAGAAGAATATGCTTACATCAGTCCCAGCTTAGACCGTTTTCCCATCGGCAAAGAGCAAATAGAGTTAGCTCATCAAGTTGGTTTTGCTATTGCCACACACTACCCCATTGTGAACGGTATGATGGGAATGCTGGTAGTCAGCAAATTTTAG
- the lysS gene encoding homocitrate synthase, with amino-acid sequence MSLSEFAIVESTLREGEQFIKANFSSDDKVEIAEALGAFGVEYIELTSPIASPQSRQDCERLAGLGLPSKILTHIRCHLEDAKVALATGVAGINLTIGSSSLMRQFSHGKNINQIIDLASEVLTFIHQQAPNIELRFSAEDSSRTSTEDLIKIYSAIEKLGVVKRIGIADTVGISTPMQVFELVKTLRQFTNLDIEFHGHNDTECATANSYTALEAGATHIDTCVLGIGERNGITSLAGFIARLYATNPEQIKCKYRLEELANLHELVARKVGISIPFNHCIFGESAFSHKAGIHTKAMLNSSETYEAINPRSFGVTRSILINHKLAGKQAINHRANELGLSFNLSQLKDITHRLKTLADQQSLTIEDVDNILYSYHCQ; translated from the coding sequence TGAGGCGCTTGGTGCATTTGGAGTTGAATATATAGAGTTAACTTCACCAATCGCTTCACCTCAATCGAGACAAGACTGTGAACGATTGGCTGGGTTAGGATTACCTTCCAAAATTTTAACTCACATTCGCTGTCACTTAGAAGATGCTAAAGTCGCTTTAGCCACAGGTGTAGCTGGGATTAATTTAACTATAGGTAGTTCTTCTTTGATGCGTCAGTTCAGTCATGGTAAAAATATTAATCAAATTATTGATTTAGCGTCGGAAGTCTTAACTTTTATTCATCAGCAAGCTCCCAATATTGAGTTACGTTTTTCTGCTGAGGATTCCTCACGCACTTCCACAGAAGATTTAATCAAAATTTACTCGGCGATTGAGAAATTAGGAGTTGTCAAACGAATAGGAATTGCTGATACGGTAGGAATTAGTACCCCAATGCAAGTATTTGAATTAGTGAAGACTTTGCGCCAGTTCACCAATTTAGATATTGAGTTTCATGGACATAATGATACAGAATGCGCTACTGCTAACAGTTATACAGCACTGGAAGCAGGAGCAACTCATATCGATACTTGTGTGCTTGGTATTGGTGAACGCAATGGTATTACCTCACTAGCCGGATTTATCGCTAGGTTATATGCTACAAATCCGGAGCAGATTAAGTGTAAATATCGCTTGGAAGAACTGGCTAACTTGCATGAATTAGTTGCGAGAAAAGTTGGAATTTCTATTCCTTTTAATCACTGTATTTTTGGGGAGAGTGCTTTTAGTCATAAAGCTGGGATTCATACTAAAGCTATGCTCAATAGTTCTGAGACTTATGAAGCTATTAACCCCCGGAGTTTTGGTGTAACGCGCTCAATTTTAATCAATCATAAATTAGCTGGTAAACAAGCGATTAATCACCGAGCTAATGAATTAGGACTTTCCTTTAATTTATCCCAGCTTAAAGATATTACCCATAGGTTGAAAACTTTAGCTGATCAACAAAGTCTTACCATCGAAGATGTAGACAATATCTTATATTCTTATCATTGCCAGTAA
- a CDS encoding response regulator, whose amino-acid sequence MDNPSVEIDKVQYQVMTLERPKKLKILVVDDEPDNLDLLYRTFRRDFNVLKADSGVNALQVLATEGEVAVIISDQRMPEMKGTEFLSKTVPQFPDTVRIILTGFTDIEDLVEAINAGQVYKYITKPWDPGELKAVVQRAAETYDLLKQRTEELRRAHAQMALLSVLVQVTQAASSLEETLAPIARAVSETFGAEGCILQLTDGNTLVATQGTYSETGTIENWLSEDPLTREAIATGQIQVSLNVVKDTKLVDAIHYRNTGVQAHLVIPISYRNELLGVLSLQWKQPCTLREDELTLINLSAQLVAIALTSSRSH is encoded by the coding sequence ATGGATAATCCCAGTGTCGAAATTGATAAAGTCCAATATCAAGTAATGACTCTCGAACGACCAAAAAAGCTGAAAATCCTGGTAGTTGACGATGAGCCAGATAATCTCGATCTGCTTTATCGCACATTTCGACGCGACTTTAATGTTCTGAAAGCTGATAGTGGAGTGAACGCCCTACAAGTTTTGGCAACAGAAGGGGAGGTAGCGGTGATTATCTCCGATCAACGGATGCCAGAAATGAAAGGGACTGAGTTTCTCAGTAAGACTGTACCTCAGTTTCCCGATACGGTGAGAATTATTCTCACCGGATTTACAGATATTGAAGACTTGGTAGAAGCGATTAATGCTGGGCAAGTCTACAAATATATCACCAAGCCTTGGGACCCAGGGGAACTGAAGGCAGTGGTGCAAAGAGCAGCAGAAACTTACGACTTGCTCAAGCAACGTACAGAAGAATTACGCCGTGCTCATGCTCAAATGGCGCTGCTGAGTGTTTTAGTACAGGTAACTCAAGCTGCTTCTAGCTTAGAGGAAACTCTTGCTCCCATTGCTAGGGCTGTGAGCGAGACTTTTGGGGCAGAAGGCTGTATTTTACAACTTACAGATGGAAATACTCTGGTTGCGACTCAAGGAACTTACAGCGAAACAGGTACAATAGAAAATTGGTTATCTGAAGACCCACTAACAAGGGAAGCGATCGCCACTGGGCAAATCCAAGTCTCCTTAAATGTAGTTAAAGACACTAAATTAGTTGATGCTATTCACTATCGGAATACGGGTGTGCAAGCACATTTAGTGATCCCGATTAGCTACCGGAATGAGCTTTTGGGCGTATTATCACTACAGTGGAAACAACCCTGCACTTTGCGGGAAGATGAATTAACCCTAATTAATTTATCAGCGCAACTGGTAGCGATCGCTCTCACTAGTAGCCGCTCTCATTAA
- a CDS encoding ankyrin repeat domain-containing protein — protein MNRTNSQNLSGVTTQWLIAKGYNPGDLNQTGENGDTALMKATREGVYVVVKELIDVGVDINARNSDRNNALWFACFGNHYDLINLLLAHNINIDNQNDNGATVLMYAASAGKTEVVKLLLQHHPNLYLKNLDDYKAIDFASNVEVLRILKNAIKSDIGKSLS, from the coding sequence ATGAATCGAACCAACAGTCAAAATTTGAGTGGCGTAACAACCCAATGGCTAATAGCAAAAGGCTATAATCCTGGCGATTTAAATCAGACAGGTGAAAATGGTGACACAGCTTTGATGAAAGCTACAAGAGAAGGAGTTTATGTAGTCGTCAAAGAACTAATTGATGTAGGTGTGGATATCAATGCTCGAAATAGCGATCGCAACAACGCTTTGTGGTTTGCTTGTTTTGGTAATCACTACGATTTAATTAATTTATTGTTGGCTCACAACATTAATATTGACAACCAAAATGATAACGGTGCAACTGTTTTAATGTACGCAGCATCAGCCGGAAAGACAGAAGTCGTCAAGTTACTTTTACAACACCATCCTAATTTATATTTAAAAAACTTAGACGATTATAAAGCGATAGATTTTGCTAGCAATGTAGAAGTTTTAAGGATACTTAAAAATGCCATCAAGTCAGATATCGGGAAAAGCCTATCATGA